A genomic region of Streptomyces sp. R33 contains the following coding sequences:
- the xseA gene encoding exodeoxyribonuclease VII large subunit — protein MGLNTSADAPLPVGQVSRLIGGWIDRLGQVWVEGQITQLSRRPGAGVVFLTLRDPSHDISLSVTCYRQVFDEVADAVTEGARVVVLAKPEWYAPRGQLSLRATEIRPVGIGELLARLEKLKRSLASEGLFALDRKKPLPFLPQLIGLVVGRASAAERDVLENARRRWPAVRFEVRNVAVQGVNAVPQVIRAVKELDALDEVDVIIVARGGGSVEDLLPFSDEEVVRTVAAARTPVVSAIGHEPDSPLLDLVADLRASTPTDAAKKVVPDVGEELERVRQLQGRGLRAVRGLLDREERGLAHALARPVFVHPQRMVETREAELEALLGRTRRTLGHLLDRADSELAHTLARVVALSPAATLERGYAVLQRADGHVVRSPQDVSADEPLRARVAEGQFSVRVAQVAQVAPDAQVAPDAGQRGE, from the coding sequence ATGGGTCTGAATACGTCGGCTGACGCGCCGCTGCCGGTCGGCCAGGTGTCCCGGCTCATCGGGGGCTGGATCGACAGGCTCGGCCAGGTGTGGGTGGAGGGGCAGATCACGCAGCTCTCGCGGCGGCCGGGGGCGGGGGTGGTCTTCCTGACGTTGCGCGACCCCTCGCACGACATCTCGCTCAGCGTGACCTGCTACCGCCAGGTCTTCGACGAGGTCGCGGACGCGGTGACGGAGGGCGCGCGGGTCGTCGTACTCGCCAAGCCGGAGTGGTACGCCCCGCGCGGGCAGCTGTCGCTGCGGGCCACCGAGATACGGCCCGTCGGCATCGGCGAGCTGCTCGCCCGGCTGGAGAAGCTCAAGCGGTCCCTCGCCTCCGAGGGCCTGTTCGCGCTGGACCGCAAGAAGCCGCTGCCCTTCCTGCCGCAGCTGATCGGGCTGGTGGTCGGGCGGGCCTCGGCGGCCGAGCGCGACGTACTGGAGAACGCCCGGCGGCGCTGGCCGGCGGTCCGCTTCGAGGTCCGGAACGTCGCCGTCCAGGGGGTGAACGCGGTGCCCCAGGTGATCCGGGCGGTCAAGGAGCTCGACGCCCTGGACGAGGTCGACGTGATCATCGTGGCCCGCGGCGGCGGCAGCGTGGAGGACCTCCTCCCGTTCTCCGACGAGGAGGTCGTACGGACGGTCGCGGCGGCCCGCACCCCGGTGGTCTCGGCGATCGGGCACGAGCCGGACTCCCCGCTCCTGGACCTGGTCGCGGACCTGCGGGCCTCCACGCCCACGGACGCCGCGAAGAAGGTGGTCCCGGACGTCGGCGAGGAGCTGGAGCGGGTGCGCCAGCTGCAGGGCCGGGGGCTGCGGGCGGTGCGCGGGCTGCTCGACCGGGAGGAGCGGGGGCTCGCGCATGCGCTCGCCCGGCCGGTCTTCGTCCATCCGCAGCGGATGGTCGAGACCCGCGAGGCCGAGCTGGAGGCCCTGCTGGGCCGCACCCGGCGCACCCTCGGGCACCTGCTGGACCGGGCGGATTCGGAGCTGGCCCACACCCTGGCCCGGGTGGTGGCGCTGTCCCCGGCGGCGACGCTGGAGCGCGGGTACGCCGTACTGCAGCGGGCGGACGGGCACGTGGTGCGCTCGCCGCAGGACGTCTCCGCGGACGAGCCGCTGCGCGCGCGGGTGGCGGAGGGCCAGTTCTCCGTACGGGTCGCACAGGTCGCACAGGTCGCACCGGACGCCCAGGTCGCACCCGACGCCGGGCAGCGCGGCGAGTGA
- a CDS encoding APC family permease, giving the protein MASVTEPGTAPQPALRRSLGFRDLVVYGLLFIAPMAPVGVFGTLDAKSHGAVALVYVFATVAMAFTAFSYAQMVQVAPQAGSVFTYARKGLGEGAGLIAGWMAMLDYLLIPAVAYLFSGIAMNALVPEVSRWVWTALAVLVTTALNLWGVRAAARVGFAVLTMEIAVLLVFTVAAVTVLVRDGAQRGWLSPLTGDGTLGFSLTAVLGAVSVAVLSYLGFDAIASFAEEVTGGSARVARAVLFCLALAGVLFIAQSYLAALLMPVSSAQLAAEPAQQGPAFYDAVDSSVGPWLHDLVAVSKAIGAAFAALAGQAAAGRLVFAMARERRLPGALARTSDGTPRPALLVAATITLIAAVWAARRDDGLDQLVSVVDVGALVAFTLLHASVVGWFVVRRGAGPPNWWRHLVVPVLGAAVTVAVIVEAAWTAQVVGAVWLAVGLGVLFVQRGRRPDGDTVT; this is encoded by the coding sequence ATGGCGTCCGTTACGGAGCCCGGTACGGCGCCGCAGCCGGCCCTCCGGCGGAGCCTGGGATTCCGGGACCTGGTGGTCTACGGGCTCCTCTTCATCGCCCCCATGGCCCCGGTCGGGGTCTTCGGCACCCTGGACGCGAAATCGCACGGCGCCGTCGCCCTCGTCTACGTCTTCGCGACGGTCGCGATGGCGTTCACGGCGTTCTCGTACGCCCAGATGGTCCAGGTGGCCCCGCAGGCCGGCTCGGTGTTCACGTACGCGCGCAAGGGGCTCGGCGAGGGGGCCGGGCTGATCGCCGGCTGGATGGCGATGCTCGACTACCTGCTGATCCCGGCCGTCGCGTACCTCTTCTCGGGCATCGCGATGAACGCACTGGTCCCGGAGGTCTCCCGGTGGGTGTGGACGGCGCTGGCCGTGCTGGTGACCACCGCGCTGAACCTGTGGGGCGTACGGGCGGCCGCGCGGGTGGGGTTCGCCGTCCTGACCATGGAGATCGCGGTGCTGCTGGTGTTCACGGTGGCCGCGGTGACGGTGCTCGTCCGGGACGGGGCGCAGCGCGGCTGGCTCTCGCCGCTGACCGGCGACGGCACGCTCGGCTTCTCCCTGACGGCCGTCCTGGGGGCGGTGTCGGTGGCGGTCCTCTCGTACCTCGGCTTCGACGCGATCGCCTCCTTCGCGGAGGAGGTGACGGGGGGCTCGGCGCGGGTGGCGCGCGCGGTGCTGTTCTGCCTGGCGCTGGCCGGGGTGCTGTTCATCGCGCAGAGCTACCTGGCGGCGCTGCTGATGCCGGTGTCCTCGGCGCAGCTGGCTGCCGAGCCGGCGCAGCAGGGGCCGGCCTTCTACGACGCGGTGGACTCCTCGGTCGGCCCGTGGCTGCACGACCTGGTCGCGGTCAGCAAGGCGATCGGGGCGGCTTTCGCGGCGCTCGCCGGGCAGGCTGCGGCGGGCCGGCTGGTGTTCGCGATGGCGCGGGAGCGGCGGCTGCCGGGGGCGCTCGCGCGGACCTCGGACGGGACTCCGCGGCCGGCCCTGCTGGTGGCGGCGACGATCACGCTGATCGCGGCGGTGTGGGCGGCCCGCCGCGACGACGGGCTCGACCAGCTGGTCTCGGTGGTGGACGTCGGGGCGCTGGTGGCGTTCACGCTGCTGCACGCCTCGGTGGTCGGCTGGTTCGTGGTCCGGCGCGGGGCAGGGCCTCCGAACTGGTGGAGACACCTCGTGGTGCCGGTGCTCGGCGCGGCGGTGACCGTGGCGGTGATCGTCGAGGCGGCGTGGACGGCGCAGGTGGTGGGGGCGGTGTGGCTGGCGGTGGGCCTGGGGGTGCTGTTCGTCCAGCGCGGCCGGCGGCCGGACGGCGACACCGTGACCTGA
- a CDS encoding 4-hydroxy-3-methylbut-2-enyl diphosphate reductase, producing MDRMTAAAPAPASRRVLLAAPRGYCAGVDRAVIAVEKALEQYGAPVYVRHEIVHNKYVVQTLEKKGAIFVERTEEVPEGSIVMFSAHGVAPVVHEEAAAGKLATIDATCPLVTKVHKEAIRYANEDFDILLIGHEGHEEVIGTSGEAPDHITIVDGPDDVDKVVVRDESKVVWLSQTTLSVDETMETVDALKTKFPLLVSPPSDDICYATSNRQAAVKVMGADSDLVIVVGSKNSSNSIRLVEVALDAGARAAHLVDFASEIDEAWLEGVGTVGLTSGASVPEVLVEEVLEWLAARGFEDVEIVKTAEESIVFSLPKELRRDLRAEAAALVAEK from the coding sequence ATGGACCGCATGACTGCTGCCGCACCTGCTCCCGCTTCCCGACGCGTCCTGCTCGCCGCCCCGCGCGGCTACTGCGCGGGCGTGGACCGAGCCGTGATCGCCGTCGAGAAGGCCCTCGAGCAGTACGGTGCACCGGTCTACGTCCGGCACGAGATCGTGCACAACAAGTACGTCGTGCAGACGCTGGAGAAGAAGGGCGCCATCTTCGTCGAGCGGACGGAAGAGGTCCCCGAGGGCTCCATCGTGATGTTCTCCGCGCACGGCGTGGCGCCGGTGGTGCACGAGGAGGCGGCGGCCGGCAAGCTCGCGACGATCGACGCGACCTGCCCGCTGGTCACCAAGGTGCACAAGGAAGCGATCCGGTACGCCAACGAGGACTTCGACATCCTCCTCATCGGCCACGAGGGCCACGAGGAGGTCATCGGCACCTCCGGCGAGGCCCCGGACCACATCACGATCGTGGACGGTCCGGACGACGTGGACAAGGTCGTCGTGCGCGACGAGTCGAAGGTCGTCTGGCTCTCCCAGACCACCCTCTCGGTCGACGAGACCATGGAGACGGTCGACGCGCTGAAGACCAAGTTCCCGCTGCTGGTCTCGCCGCCGAGCGACGACATCTGCTACGCCACCTCGAACCGCCAGGCCGCGGTCAAGGTGATGGGCGCGGATTCCGACCTGGTCATCGTCGTCGGTTCCAAGAACTCCTCGAACTCGATCCGGCTGGTCGAGGTCGCGCTCGACGCGGGCGCCCGCGCCGCGCACCTCGTCGACTTCGCGAGCGAGATCGACGAGGCCTGGCTGGAGGGCGTCGGCACGGTCGGCCTGACCTCGGGCGCCTCGGTGCCGGAGGTGCTGGTCGAGGAGGTCCTGGAGTGGCTGGCGGCGCGCGGCTTCGAGGACGTGGAGATCGTCAAGACCGCCGAGGAGTCGATCGTGTTCTCGCTGCCGAAGGAGCTGCGCCGCGACCTGCGCGCCGAAGCGGCCGCGCTGGTCGCCGAGAAGTAG
- the ppgK gene encoding polyphosphate--glucose phosphotransferase, which translates to MQIFGVDIGGSGIKGAPADLDRGELAQERHKVLTPQPATPDGVAGCVVEVVRHFDWDGPVGVTFPGVVTGGVTRTAANMDSAWIGVDTATLLSQRLGGQPVTVLNDADAAGIAEMTYGAGKGRGGTVIMLTLGTGIGSALFTDGRLVPNTELGHLELKGHDAEKRASVKAKEDGELTWERWAHRVQRYLEHVEMLFSPELFIIGGGVSRKPEKFLPLIQDVRAEIVPAKLQNNAGIVGAAMAARGPGS; encoded by the coding sequence ATGCAGATCTTCGGTGTGGACATCGGCGGTTCCGGGATCAAGGGTGCTCCCGCGGACCTGGACCGTGGCGAACTGGCGCAGGAGCGCCACAAGGTACTGACACCGCAGCCGGCCACCCCCGACGGGGTGGCCGGCTGTGTCGTCGAGGTGGTGCGCCACTTCGACTGGGACGGCCCGGTGGGGGTGACGTTCCCGGGCGTCGTCACCGGCGGCGTCACCCGTACGGCGGCCAACATGGACAGCGCGTGGATCGGCGTCGACACGGCGACCCTGCTGTCGCAGCGGCTCGGCGGCCAGCCCGTCACGGTCCTCAACGACGCGGACGCGGCCGGGATCGCGGAGATGACGTACGGCGCGGGCAAGGGCCGCGGCGGCACGGTCATCATGCTGACGCTGGGCACCGGCATCGGCAGCGCGCTGTTCACGGACGGCCGGCTGGTCCCGAACACGGAGCTCGGCCACCTGGAGCTGAAGGGCCACGACGCGGAGAAGCGGGCGTCGGTCAAGGCCAAGGAGGACGGGGAGCTCACCTGGGAGCGCTGGGCGCACCGGGTGCAGCGGTACCTGGAGCACGTGGAGATGCTCTTCTCGCCGGAACTCTTCATCATCGGCGGCGGCGTCAGCCGCAAGCCGGAGAAGTTCCTCCCGCTGATCCAGGACGTCCGGGCCGAGATCGTCCCGGCGAAGCTCCAGAACAACGCCGGCATCGTGGGGGCGGCGATGGCGGCGCGGGGACCGGGCAGCTGA